ACGCTGGCCGACATCCTGAGGCGGGTCCTGCCGATATCGCCCAAACCTGAGCCGCGCGGACTCGCATGACGTCAGGGGCCTGGCCACAGCGACTATAGGGGTTCATGCGGGCTTACTGCCTGTGACTGCCTTTTGCGGGTACCTGCCCAGGGCTAGGGTCGAGAAGACCGAGGCCCGCTCCTACATGCGGCTGCTGTCTGGCAATGCGGAGGGCACGGCATGAGCGACGCCCCGGAAATCCTGCTTGCCCATCACCTCAAGGCGCTGAAACTGCCGACCTTACTGCGAGAACACCAGAAACTGGCCCGGCAATGTGCGGCGGAAGGCGTGGACCATGTCCTATATCTCGCCCGGCTCGTCGAACTGGAACTGATCGACCGGGAGCGGCGGATGGTCGAGCGGCGCATCAAGGCCGCCAGGTTCCCGGCCGTCAAAAGCCTGGACAGCTTCGACTTCGCGGCCATCCCGAAGCTCAACAAGATGCAGGTGCTGGAACTGGCCCGCTGCGAATGGATCGAGCGGCGCGAGAACATTATTGCCCTCGGCCCCAGTGGCACGGGCAAGACGCACATCTCCCTCGGCCTTGGTCTGGCCGCCTGCCAGAAGGGCCTTTCCGTCGGCTTCACCACCGCCGCGGCTCTGGTCAGCGAAATGATGGAGCCCCGCGATGAGCGCCGCCTGCTGCGCTTCCAGAAGCAGATGGCCGGATACAAACTCCTCATCATCGATGAACTCGGCTTCGTGCCGCTGTCGAAGACCGGCGCTGACAAAGACCATGCCGGTAAAGGTATCCTTGCGCAGCATGGATGATACCAGCGACGCCAACCCGTCATGACTCTTCCTGCAGTCGACGGGCCTGGTCGCGACCATGATCCTCACCCGGTTCGACGGGAACATCATGGGCTGGTCGCCAAAGCACGCACGACCGAGGCAATCCGATCCGCCGTGGCCCCGGCTTCCAGGCGGGTCACCACCGCGCCCGCGATGATCTCCGGCCGGGCCTCGCCACCAACATCAGCGCGCGGCGCATCCTCGGTGGAGCCGACCATCAGCGCCGCAAATTCCACCGGATCCTCCGGCGCGGGTAGGACCAACCGCCCTTTCCGCGCCAGCGTCCGCCACGACGAAACATGGTTCGCGCACACCCCGTGCCGGCGCGCCACTTCGTTCTCCGTTGCGCCCGGCAGCAGCGTTTCTGACACGCAGAACATAACCACTGGATGGGTCAGATCTCGGTGACAATGCCGGGTCAATTCTCGGTGGCAATCAACAGTCATGGCCACCATGCGATGGACATCCTGACAGGCTTCGAGGGCATTTTGCAGGTCGATGGATATACCGGCTATGACGCCTTGGCCGAACCAAAGCGCATGGGCGGCATGCCTCTGACGCTGGCCTATTGCTGGGCCCATTCCCGGCGCAAGCTGCATGACATCTATCAGAAGGACGGTTCCGAGATCGCCGCCGAAGGCCTGCGCCGTATCGCCCAGATCTATGAGCTGTCAACTACGGCGTAAATTCACGCGACGGGGTGGCGCAAAATTGGCCAGTTAGCGGCGCAAGCACGGAGCGCCGGGAGTTCGTAGCCCGACCAGATCCTGCTGCTTGTAGCGGATGGTTGCGCAAATATCTCGTCAAAGCGTTGGGCGAGGGCGGGACCGCTCACAGCAGACGAATTTCTCTTACAGAGCTTCAGATCGCACCTGATCGCAAGTCATGCCAAAAAGGCCGACC
The Paracoccus alcaliphilus DNA segment above includes these coding regions:
- a CDS encoding transposase; this translates as MVAMTVDCHRELTRHCHRDLTHPVVMFCVSETLLPGATENEVARRHGVCANHVSSWRTLARKGRLVLPAPEDPVEFAALMVGSTEDAPRADVGGEARPEIIAGAVVTRLEAGATADRIASVVRALATSP
- a CDS encoding IS66 family transposase, whose protein sequence is MDILTGFEGILQVDGYTGYDALAEPKRMGGMPLTLAYCWAHSRRKLHDIYQKDGSEIAAEGLRRIAQIYELSTTA